Genomic window (Microbacterium oxydans):
CGGGTCGTTGTCTGCCATGTCGCTCGCCCTCTCAGCACGTCTGAAGCCGTGGCATCTACGCTAGTCACAGGTTTCTGCGCGCGAACCCGATGCGGGCAGATCGGTGTACGCCGCTCGCGAACGACGGAGGAATGCTGTGGATCGAACGCGGTCTGGAAAGCTCGGACTCGGAGTCTGGGCGCTGGTCGTCGCGCTCGTCGCACTGGTCGTGCTGACCTTCCTGCCGTCGCCGTACGTGATCCAGCGACCCGGTCCGGTCTACGACACGCTCGGAACCGCGACGGACAAAGAGGGCGACGAGGTCCCGCTGATCAAGATCGAGGGCGCCGACACGTTCAAGACGGCGGGCACGCTCGATCTCACCACCGTGCAGGTCGTCGGCAACCGCGAGCGCACGCCCAGCTGGTTCGAGCTGGCGCTGGCGTGGATGGATTCCTCGCGCGCGGTCGTACCGCTGGACTCGGTGTTCCCCGAGGGGGTCACGACCGAGCAGCGCGACGAGCGCAACGCCACGCTGATGGTCGATTCCCAGCACGAGGCCACCGCGGCGGCGCTGAACGAGCTCGGCTACGACACCGGTGCCCAGGTCACGGTCGTCGATGCGGTGACCGACTCGCCGGCGGACGGCACGCTCGAGCCCGATGACGTGATCACCGCGATCGGCGGGACGACCGTCGACTCGGCCGGTCAGCTGCGCGAGGCCGTCCAGGACGCGGCGGGCGATCCGGTGACCCTCACGATCCTGCGCGACGGGGCGGAGAAGACCGTCGAGGTCACGCCGGAGAAGCACGTCGAGGGGGGAGTGACGACCTGGCTCATCGGGGTCACGCTCCGCACGGACTACGACTTCCCGATCGATGTGACGATCCAGCTGGACAACGTCGGAGGCCCCAGCGCCGGGATGATGTTCGCGCTCGGGATCATCGACACCCTGACCGAGGGCGAGCTCAACGGCGGCGAGAACGTGGCCGGCACCGGCACGATCGACGCGGCGGGGACGGTCGGACCGATCGGCGGCATCCGGCAGAAGCTGTACGGCGCCCGCGACGCCGGAGCGGAGTACTTCCTGGCTCCCGCCTCGAACTGCGACGAGGTCGTCGGGCACGTCCCGGACGGTCTC
Coding sequences:
- a CDS encoding PDZ domain-containing protein is translated as MDRTRSGKLGLGVWALVVALVALVVLTFLPSPYVIQRPGPVYDTLGTATDKEGDEVPLIKIEGADTFKTAGTLDLTTVQVVGNRERTPSWFELALAWMDSSRAVVPLDSVFPEGVTTEQRDERNATLMVDSQHEATAAALNELGYDTGAQVTVVDAVTDSPADGTLEPDDVITAIGGTTVDSAGQLREAVQDAAGDPVTLTILRDGAEKTVEVTPEKHVEGGVTTWLIGVTLRTDYDFPIDVTIQLDNVGGPSAGMMFALGIIDTLTEGELNGGENVAGTGTIDAAGTVGPIGGIRQKLYGARDAGAEYFLAPASNCDEVVGHVPDGLQVIRTATLDESLAALEVIADGGDVDALPTCERAGS